From Solanum lycopersicum chromosome 4, SLM_r2.1:
tagactccaaacgactactttagaaaatttgttatattttctgTTTTTAGGCCCAAACTGACTACTTTAGATGGAAAAGAAACTAATTCTTTTTAGACTCAAATTAAATACGTTAacggtaaaaaaaattatttagaaggaatatctatatattttttattattttaaatacaaaattatctTACTTGCAAAAAATTTCtattatcttttataaatagAGCAAATCGATCGAATATTTTTCCcccatatataaatattgtatgacaatttcatttatatatatatatatatatatatatatatatatatatattttccccatatataaatattgtatgacaatttcatttatatatatatatatatatatatatatatatatatatatatatatatatatatatatatatatatatatatatatatatatatatatacgtttttagtatttcatttcatttttcttaaatcattttTGATACAAAAATGTGTCTAACGAAGAGTTTAGTTGAGAGATTCAATAATTCTTTATCCCTAAGTTCGATCGAGACCAGAGCCCTGTGAGTAAGTATATCTAACAATAttcttgtataatttttaaaaaatccaattatttacaaatatgaagtaaaaggtaagaataaatataatatcagGTGTTATTTCAGTATTTACATGGACTATTTGAAGtatgtcatataaattgttGTGTATCTAGATCCAAAAAGATTATTTAGATGGAAAAAGAATATCATCAACCAAATTCCGAATACggtagaaatatatatattttatatagtgttttcatttctttttaaaatttttttttagtatatgcttacttgattattttaatttttagatcGTAGAAGGAGAATTATTTGATTTCAAACTATGTATAATTGAACACcgataaagaaaaaattaacaacACACAGAAGTACCAACACATGGTTGATGCAGTTCAATTGTTCCACAACTTTAAAAGTTAAAGGGATATgtatatattctatatatattaaactaGTTAAGTTGATCgtgatataatatatagtatgtttataaaaaattagtttttataaaaaaaaaggataatattcattttgaaacaaaatactataaaatgtcattattttagtttgttaagGAATTAGTTGTGTACTTAttctattttgattattttgaaagaatatagataattaataacaattatggaacaaaaaattcaaaaaaagtaaaaaagataataaattaaaacacaaATTAGTTATGTTTTGAAAAGAGTATAAATAGTCATCTTATTGTCGAGTGTTTTTTGCGTTCTTCTtgagaacataaaaaaataattaaaataatttagtttgaCTTCCGAATCATTCATCTAATAACTTTCATTACTTCTTCAAGTTGAATACGacatatatttgaaattgaatttttcaaaattgacgactataaatttgtcaaattcagtgaatatttgaaaaatgatccagtatttatttaattttatttgtttggaTGAGACATTCATGTATGTCGAATACAAGAGTATTTTTTTCCCTGATTAAATCAGTGAAATCTTTGTATGTATTGGAACTTATAGCTTTTTTCGGATATTTTATATCCAAATTATGATGTATAACAAATGAAATTGTTTTTTAGTTTAGTAGCTTTTTTGTGTTTGAATACATACAATAATTTGAATCCCATTAAGTTAATGTAACTAATTGATCATGAACTATATATTGAACACAACAATATATGCATACAAAAGTGTgatgaaaatacaaaattataaatacaaagtGAGATTGAATATAAAATTGTGAATACAAAAAGAAATACTTTTTTCCTTTGAAATACAAAGTGACTTTAATAGGTAAAATACAAACTAATCGATCATGAACTATATGTTGAAGACAacaatatatgaatacaaaagtGAGATGAAAATACAGAGTTATAAATACAAAGTGAGATTGAATATAAAGTAGTGAATACAAAACTTGTAAGGTAAAGTAggcacataaaatacaaaactgTTGGTATACAATTAGGTAGAATAcaaaacaaaagagaaatacAAACTTGTTCACTATAAATTgagattgaaatacaaaatgaataCCGAATAAGAAACTTGGAGGTCCAGTTGTTCCACTATTACAAACCCTTATGTagtgaataagaaaaaattgctcaattttttagattttatatgcttaaaagattttatttttgataatagaGAGGAGTGGTTGTTATAAAGTCACCTTTCAAGTGTTCCAATAAGCAATTGATGAAGGATTTTGACTAGAGTTGGTAGCTGAATCCGGAGGTAGGACTTGTCAACAATTTGGATACACATGTTTGAACTCTTGTTGGTTACAAATAACTAAATTTAGACTATTCTAGATGTGGCTTTTGATGCAACATTTCAAAGTTCTTTTGCCTAGTCCACAATATTACAATAACTTAAGCCATTTTTTGCTCTAGTGTTCAGGTCCATGTGCATACGAGTTTTTAGTCTAGTTGATCATCATTTCTTTAATTGTTGTTACCTTGTCTATGACCTTACCATGAACAATTAGATTCATTTTGAAACAAGAGTTTTCTcacttgaaataattttaaaacatataagcAAGTACTGTTTAGAAAACCTTTTGTTGataaaatacttttatatttccaaaaaaataattatacaatatcaaaatcatgaaaataccATATAGTACGTACAAATACTTTAAATTGATTAAAGTACAACAAAGTCACCAAATGACACACTTGTGGTAATTAAGATTTTCTTGTAATTAAATAGAATCATTTCAGTATCCATCAATCTAAAAAAactcactttatttttaaaattttaattaatctctcaaatatattatttaataatatttatattattttttgaaattatatatttatagagATAGGATATACactatagttaaaaaaaatgttaaagtttttaccgtcattagttaagtgtcattaaaaTTAGTGTCATATAAtgttagggacatatacaaaaacTGTTATTGATATtagaaatacatatttagaGGCAAATAAGctattatcattaattaattgtcactagtaattatttttaatgcatGCACACTTTAAAACTAATATCGGAATATATTATAATCTCAATGATTTAACTGTCTTTTAAGACATTTGTGGTGGTTACAAGTTTCATTTGTTATGAAGTTCTACTCTCTGTGcagtcttaattttttttattgattttgtgtAGGCTACATCTATTACTTATACTTAAATGTTTGGTTTTCAAATAAtctatttaaaaaagtaatataacttttttaaaaaatacatgtctgcaaattttattcatatttttcatgttGATAAAGATAGAATTTTATTAACTACTAAGCAATTTATATTCTAAATCACACTTGAAATGTAATTTTGCAGTTTTTAAATACTTTCGAAATATGCAGTTTTAAAtgctttttaataataaaaaaaaaacaataaaactgcACAATTATAAGAAACTGAATTCGTCACACGATGgcttctttttcaaaaataataagtaaacaaataaataaaattttaagagcctttaaattttaaatctaacaaaaaaaatgtcaattattttaaaagacaAAATTGTCAATTCAAAACTATTGGAACTTCCACCCACTTTGTATTCATATAGtctaatatttttcattcttttccacaatatatgtatcattttgcatttattgattttcttgaaaaacttTTAAGGcttcaatacaaaaaaaaattatagggaAAGAAGAtcttataaattttagaagaagaaaaaaagaagaacgcAGATCATATATTTGATCTCGATTTCATATTTGTGTAGTTACGAAATGAATTTGAAATGCATTTTTAATTGattcatctttttattttttttctaaattcgtattattttttatctacattataaaattagaattatGATTTTGTAAACACATATTAAAGAATTCTCCGCTGGGTAATTTACCATAATCTCAAATCTCAATGATTTCATTTTTGTCTTAAGACAATTGTTGTGACAATCTACCAAacacatttcattattttcttgacATTAAATTCCAATTACAACAACTTCCAACCTATCTAGTACTTTGAACacctttattttatatatatttttacagaaataatactttttatttggGTTGTTAAATTTCTTTCAGCGACTTGTATCTCTATAAAGAGTAAACAATTCATTATAGACTGTCATAAATAAGAGATTTTGGGGTAATTATTTTCGTGTAATAATATAGTTATCGTTATATCATATTTAGTGACAATAATGAGtatgatatttataattttttttaataaaaaaatattgataaaggTTTTAACTACTCTAAAATTTTTGAAAGTACTTACCTCAGTATCATAATAAAGTTATGTacatcaaaagtaaaaaaaattctccaaaaaataatatataaattattgaaatatgataaaatattttaattcactTGATGAAATTCTTACTTCTGTCGCTATTTCCAATCATAAGAAGCCCAtgtttaaagaatttaaaagcatttaacaattcaaaaattaaatttcattgcATGTTATGATCAGTATATTTAAAGGTTTGATGCAATATATATTCCTTTTTTCCATGTTGGATTTGcttagtaaaaaatattttctcctttcaattttacttattttttttaaaatttggtacatttatttttaagtttttcagTTAAACGAATAAGAGTGAGTATTTCTACGTGATTAAATACTTATTATGCTTCAGTACTCATTTGTGACATTCACAATGTCATGTTCTTGTGGATAATTTTGGTATAAATAAAACATTAGGGATCGTTATGTCCGTAATATTAACTTTGGGTTGATACGAAATATCTTATTTACGAAAGAACAAATTATTGTGTCAAGATGTATACCGTCAAAATTTACTAAGTCTTCtccattcattttatttatctcATTTCACTCATCAAAagtcataaatatataaatttgtcataaatatatacattttaattagcttattaacatgaaaaaaattataattcagaatattcatcttaatttaaagtttaaaataataaaattaatctaattcaatttaattccaaagattagttaaattaatttttataaataaaaaaataacaagtaaaactagatagagaaaataattaagCAAGCACAATATTGAACATAATTAATGACATCAAAACCTAATTTCAAACGGTAAAATTGTACATTAAAGCAAACTATTTATGCAAAATATATTATAGTTAAAGTTTCATTTAATTGTATTTCGTAGTAAATACATTGACATTCTCGCCTCTCCCGTGAATCTCGTTCGCCGTTTTTAATTCTCTCCCTCTCATCTCTATCACTTTTATACAAAgacaaatgtataaattgtgtttgtgtttgtataaatcgAGAGAgacaatatatacaaataaaaatacacatCTTTGTGTCCTGTACACTTGTAAAGTTATAGTTACGTTAATACAAATTTTCTTTTGCCCAgttattttttgtctttctctctcacaaattttatacaaacacaaatcataaaatacaatggatatatatatatatatatatatatatataaacacatttatcatgGACACAGATGTCCAATTTATACAAATCGCTATAATTTGTACAAATTAAATATCCTATAACAAATTATGTTTGCTTATAAagtacaaataataaaattataattagtaagtgctaatataaatttaatgagtatttgttatttctaaaatttacttatttCGAAATGTGCTATAAGAATATCAACACGACAACACCCATGTAAAGCCTAAAGAACTTATGACTTGATCAAATTCAGTACTAGTCttcattttatgatttttcaaaaaatttagtcACTAGATTGAATATTCCTTGCAAGTATCTAATTCTCTATTTAGTTGCATTCAAAacacaaacttttttttatttagggtGAAAAAGAATTCATCGTTAGGGATGCTTTCTAACTGAAAAtaattatgtgatattatttgatTGGATATGAAAgattaagaaaaacataatttttttactaaaattgtGATCTAAAACTGGTTATAGATATTTGTAAGTAGAATTCGATATGATCGAAAAAGTTTTTGATCTCCTTCAACAGAAATTAATGTTGAACTTCGTTCAACTTCTTCATTTGTTACTTTTTCATATCTTAAATTCTTTTGATTAAAATTCTAACTCCATTATGACATATATGTATCCTAAAAGtggttaattttgaaaatttcaatgaAACAAAAAGAAGGGAAGTTTTAATTAAAGCCAAATGTAATGCACAAATTAGGGTAAACACatcattatcattaaaaaaattcgTCACCCGtgatttagaaagaaaaaagataatacCTAAGTGGGCCAAAGGATTAATGCCTATTTAAGCAAATCATTGTATTTATCTACAACACCAACCTtattataagtaaaataaataataatcaataatgtAACATGTATGATTGCATCCAaccttattattataaaaaaaaaaaagtactaatccatattcttatttaataacTAATATCACTATCTATGAAACAATACGAGATTAATTAGGTCTACAAAAGGTTAAATAAGGAGTGGTTGCTAGTTGTTCaacataaatcaatttttttataattatattgaattaattaacaataataattacaacTAGTTATTACATcgtattaatataatttattcacagaaaatgtattttttacCTAATTTCGATAGAAAAAATGTGAATGCAAAGCGTGGCCGGTAGCACAAAGAACAAACCACAGCGCCATAATCAAAATTCTGACGAAAGCCGGCAATTAGGcgaaaaagaaagtgaaaaatCCCATTGGGTCCCACTGTTAATATCAGGTCAACGGTCAAACTTTCCGCTCCTCTCGATAAGCTCGATTTTCCGAGctcccttttttattttttaatcttctcCGTTTATTTCAACaatctttttctcttaatttctcATATATTATAACAGAAAAGAATTATCTCACCGGCGATGGAGTTTGAATCGGATAACTCCGACGGGTTCGATCGGTTACCCGACCCGCTTATTCACCTCATGTTCAACCAAATCTCCGATATCAAAACCCTAATCCGGTGCCGCTCCGTTTCCAAACGGTTCAATTCGTTGGTACCTCAAGCCGATTCGCTTCTCCTACGAGTTGACCGGGTAATTTCGGCTACCGATTCGGATGACGACGATGATTCCTTCCTCATTGCTTTCCTCAGATCCATTATCAAATCCATTCACCATCTCGTTTCACCAAGCAAGGTTCTCCCAACCCCTGCCCGATCCCAGAACTCACCCGCACAGATCCTACGGGAGTTCGAGAGGATCAGGAATCTACAAATCGAGCTTCCTTCAGGTGATCTTCGGTTAGAGAAAGGTACAACGATTAGGTGGAAGGCGGATTTTGGGAAAACCCTAAAGAGTTGCGTGATTTTAGGGTTTCGTAGCGGGGATGGAGGTGGTGGAGAGGCGGAGTTTGGAGGAGGAGCTGGCGCAGGGTTGAAAATGAGGGTAGTTTGGACAATTAGCGCGTTGATTGCGGCATCAGCGAGGCATTACATGATGGTGGAGGTTGTAAACGAGCATAAAGAGCTGGAGAATTTGGTGATCAAGGACAGAGATGATGAAGGGAAAGTGGTGATGGATAAGAAAGGATTGAGAGAATGTAGGGAAAGTCAAGGCGAAGGTGAAGAAGCTGAGGTAAACAATGCCAGCAGTGGCAATGGAGTTGGTTTGTGGTGGCGTAACAATCGTACAACAGTGCCAGCCGTTCGAATGAGGATGTGGCATGAAGCGAGGATGGAACTCTCCGGTGGCATGAAAATGGTGGGAGCAACATTGGTGGTTGTCCGACCGACAAATGGAGGGGGTGAGAGGAGTGAGGTGGAAGAACAAAATGGAGATGTAGGATTGGCATTAGGAGCATTTGGGGAAGATGCAGTGTATTGTGAAGCTGTGGAGAGGTTGCTGAAAAGTCGAAGTTACATTCTGGAGATGAACTCTTTCTAGTTCCTACTATATCTGTAAGGTCTTCATCTCAACTGAATAGGTTATCATCTAGAATTTTCTTGTCATTTGTAAATATCTATCTATTTCTGTTGTTATTTGGACCGGAATATGTTATTTATACAAGTATCGTTGAGATGTGCCAAAGAAAGCCATGATGGAAATCTAAAAAGCGAGGTTTTAGGTATTGTAGCAGTGAGAGTTGAACTGAAACTTTGTCTGAGGATTACATGCTCTTATGGTGCCATCGAGAGCTATCTTGCTCTCTTTTTGTTTGCAATTGTGCTGATCATATTATGTAGCATGTCATGTTATAATGAACTATCAGACTGAGAAGGTTTCTGGTGTAGCTCAATTCTCTTTTCTTTAGGACCTCAAAAACCTCTGTTCACTCTTGCTAcctaaaaacaaattatatagtACGAAAATGGATATTTGAGGTTTTGCATATCCGACCCATTTGAGAATGATGATAAACAATTGATAAGACGTTTATTGAATGGAATTTGTGCTGGCTAGATGACCTAAGTACAGAGAGAAGATACAGAGGAGTGTTTGGTGTGAGGTATTCGGTTTAATAGTCCCAGGACAAATGTACATCCTGCGTTTGGTTTGAAGTATTAGGCAGCCTAGGATTATTTATCCTACCATTTATGCCTTAGCATGGTAGAATAACTTGTCGTGGGATAACTCGTTCCCAACCAACCACCCTCGAGTGTTAAGCTTGTCGGTTTGATTAACTTTTACATGACAATACAGAAGTCATCTAACTGATTTCAACTTATTTGGGGTTGAGTAGCACGTTCTGAATACTCAACTTCCAATATACAGCAGCCTGTGGAGGGCTAAAATGGCAACTATTTAAAATcccaaaagaagaagaggaggacgGAACAGGGAGCTGGGGCAGATGACATCTTTGCTTGCTCGACAGAATGTTCAGGCACCTCGAGGAACCTAAACCTTCCAATAGCAGGTTCCATAACCCTCCTCAATGGCTAAGGGTCAGAGCCAGATGGACATGGGGGCTAGTAAAATCACCATAATGCTGTGATAGAGTACGTGCAGAGCCTGATGAATGCTTTCCGTAATGACCAATTCATGAGTTCTTATTTACATCTTTGATTCCTGCCAATACATCAACAACTTATGTTACTGTGTCTAATATCCCGTTTTGTGCTATATTTGTTATAGCTTGTATTCTTCAGTCAGGTCTTGTCTGTTTAGAGTTTCTCTTCAAACTTTGATGTATCCAAGTTTTAAACAGGGTAGCACAATCACATTTACCAAGCTGCAGTTCACCAAGTTGTTCCTCCTTTTGTACTCTAAGTAGAGCATGAGTTGAATCTGATTTCCTCTTTTTCCCCTTGGAAAATCAAACATTAAACTGGTTGAATTCTCTGTTTTTGTGTACTGAATTCGAACATAATAAGTCAAgtgttgtgtgtgtgtgtctctGTGTTTATCTTAGCTATTGAACTTATACACGTTTGGGCAGCATCTACTTTGAAGCAAAAGCAACATACCCAACATTCTAAGGGAAAATTTAAGAGCAATATTTTCTTAgacagtttttttttctttgaactGTTAACAAACTACAATCAACTGTTCCTAGCTAGAATGctctttttttagtttattttttgctttggtAACTAATTGGTCTTTCAGCATTAACGTGCACCATATTCCAATCACTCGAGTATTAAACAGtgcaagtgtatatatatatatatttaaagatgatgcagtagaaaataaattaatatctaaaaaatattttctttcgtATCGCACACGCGATTAACCTtctataatataaaaaagaactCGGGGAAATTAGTTGTGACGTTGATCATTGAATTTGAACTTTAGGTAATACATTATTTACTCAATCTTTGTTTTCTCCTAGTCTTGATGGACATTATTTTCCTACATTGTAATGTTGGACTTAGGTGTCTAAAAATCTAATTGAAAAGCTAACACTTGGATCGGAGCATGCGTGTGAGTCTAACTTTGGGTTTCTAAAGGGTTGGATTTCAATGGGCTGAAAGTTGGATTGGGTCAAAGACCCGTACAATTTGACCGGTTTAATCTcaacaattttaatatattgttgtttaacttttataatcacaatttttaatttcaattcaagatattttttttaaaaaaagttacaaatcgataaataaatcctaaaagatataaaaataggTCGTGATTCACACCTTTATTCTTTAATATAGAACATACATTAAAGAATCTTAAAATGGATTGAAATCGAAGAATAAATTGAGCTCAATTGAGGATTATATTAAAATGGATTAAGACTCGAATGAGTTGATATTGaattcaattcaaataataaaatttcggATGCATTGAACGGATTACctatattttgtttcattctttAATATCACTAGTTGTCGTCGTCACATAATATACTACATAGATTCTGTGCTGATATTACAAATGAGAAAATAatacaagaaagaaaatatagacAGGCTCTGAACTTTTAACATCTTCTCAAGTCTGATAATCTTTTTCCTCTTCTATTGATCTTGTAGCCTCTCCAAAATTTCTagaaaattcatcaaatttttgtTAGGTTTTTGTGGTCCTTTGTAAGGTGGTAGTAGCTGCCACTTTTTGCTTGgcaaattctaattaaaaatagttttgcTTTTTccactttgtttttttttattcctttGAAAATGGAaggattttatttattgataataatagGTTTATTCATAGAAAAGAAGAACTAATCTAAACGATTTAGTTTTCATAACATCACTTAAAGCAGATGATACAAACGAAGGAGatgtatcaaaaatataaagttaTTCAATATAGATATTTAGATCCttaattttcctttaattataTCTATGAGATAGCATTTTCAAACATTCATCCAATATAACACTAAAAAAATTGTCTACACCTTAAATAATAAGAGCAGAAGAACTCCCCAATGCATCAACAACTTCTTTACTACTACTTTTTTGTTAGGATAAACTTCATATtcatatgataaaattgaggataaaattatacatggtaaaataaaaattcgaAGTTTATATTCTGATTTAATGTAGGTTTTGAATGAATATACAAGATTTATCTACTAGTGAAAGTGCAATGGTTTTCGCTccatttaacaaaaaaaattgcaaaaggaaaaggaaattgAGTAGAGGATTATCGAGAAATCGAATCATTACCAATAAATGAATATTCAGATACCCAATACATTGAGCTATTAAGATTTTCTCTGATTAATATTGGAACATTACTATCATCTAGAAATGTGAAGTGCGTAAATGCACTTTTATATGTTAATAATATTCTCAACACACGTTTTCTCACGTGCtgacttgatatttttttcatggatCAAGCATGTAAAAAATTTTGGTTTAATAAAAATGACGGAGAAATTCAATATTTCAATTTGTgtgattatttcatttaaaaactTAAACTTTCAGAGAAGAgaacatatttttattagttgcgaaaaaaaatactattaaaaGAGAAATTCAAGAATAAGTCGGTAATAGGCATAGGCTCTTTCATTAAAAAGGAATGGACCACAAAAAAAAAgcactcattttttatttatttagaattaCAAGTGATTtgctagaaataaaaaaatatcatctaaTCTAGCAGTACTGCTACTAAAGATCATCAATCATCACAAGGCTTTTCTTTATCtcgaaacaaataaaatttataaaagatataAGTTGCAAATACTAACTGATTGTTTGGTTAATTACGAGGATAAgggatatataaaaaatttatttaaatataagatGCGGAATTAGTTTTATATCTTGAACTCTATGATAAATATATAGATTTCGTGAGATTATGTATACGACATTCATattattacaatattatttcaataccatccttaattttgaataatataaattatttatataataattatagtatttttttttccatggACTAAATATGTAGAAATTTCTTTTTGATAGTGAATGATAATGACTAATGAGATTCAATCAGAAGACCTCGTGCATATTGATATTAACATCTTATATCATATTGAATAGACCTTGGGTTTAATTCAATCTAAAAATTAGATCAAAGGATGAAGATTATGCACATACATCCCATTGAAACGCAAAGAACATATTCGATGAATTCAACGTTAAAGAT
This genomic window contains:
- the LOC101249912 gene encoding F-box protein AUF1 → MEFESDNSDGFDRLPDPLIHLMFNQISDIKTLIRCRSVSKRFNSLVPQADSLLLRVDRVISATDSDDDDDSFLIAFLRSIIKSIHHLVSPSKVLPTPARSQNSPAQILREFERIRNLQIELPSGDLRLEKGTTIRWKADFGKTLKSCVILGFRSGDGGGGEAEFGGGAGAGLKMRVVWTISALIAASARHYMMVEVVNEHKELENLVIKDRDDEGKVVMDKKGLRECRESQGEGEEAEVNNASSGNGVGLWWRNNRTTVPAVRMRMWHEARMELSGGMKMVGATLVVVRPTNGGGERSEVEEQNGDVGLALGAFGEDAVYCEAVERLLKSRSYILEMNSF